One genomic window of Sphingomonas sp. C3-2 includes the following:
- a CDS encoding M48 family metalloprotease, with protein sequence MAKKWLLSGIAGLAVAGGAIAVPSVAQQAQSISAKDKQVGAKAHPELLQEFGGPYSGSQAAYVTQVGRKIAVQSGLSNSQSDFTITLLNSPVNNAFAIPGGYVYVTRQLLALMNDEAELASVLGHEVGHVAAQHSQKRQKAATRNSILGVLGQVLVGAVAGNSGLGQMLQQGIGTGSQLLTLRFSRTQEYEADDLGIRYLAKAGYDPAASSSMLASLAAQTALEARVRGGEARSAPEWASTHPDPGSRVSRALTQARKTGVAGGVRNRDAFMNALNGVLYEDDPKQGIVDGRTFRHPDLKLSFTVPQGFAMANGTQAVTINGSGGQAQFAGGAIPSGGLPAYIDSVFSALGSGQGRVDYGEIQRTSVNGIDAAYASARANTQQGVVGVTVFAYQFGPQTAYHFVAITPVNNSGLFNSLYQSVRKLTAADVAAIKPRRVQVVTVKAGDTVQTLSRRMAYADYQQERFLTLNALQSNARLQAGQRVKIVTY encoded by the coding sequence GTGGCGAAGAAGTGGCTTTTGTCTGGAATCGCGGGATTGGCTGTCGCAGGGGGCGCAATTGCCGTCCCCTCAGTGGCGCAGCAGGCCCAGTCGATCTCGGCGAAGGACAAGCAGGTCGGCGCCAAGGCGCATCCTGAGTTGTTGCAGGAATTTGGCGGGCCTTATTCGGGCAGCCAGGCCGCCTATGTGACGCAGGTTGGGCGCAAGATCGCCGTTCAGTCCGGGCTATCGAACAGCCAGAGCGATTTCACGATCACGCTGCTCAATTCGCCGGTGAACAACGCCTTCGCCATCCCCGGCGGCTATGTCTATGTCACGCGCCAGTTGCTGGCGCTGATGAATGACGAGGCCGAACTGGCATCAGTGCTGGGACACGAGGTTGGCCATGTGGCCGCCCAGCATTCCCAGAAGCGGCAAAAGGCGGCCACGCGAAACTCGATCCTCGGCGTTCTCGGGCAGGTTCTGGTGGGCGCGGTGGCCGGCAATTCGGGCCTTGGGCAGATGCTGCAGCAGGGGATCGGCACGGGCAGTCAGCTACTGACCCTGCGTTTTTCGCGCACCCAGGAATATGAAGCCGATGATCTTGGCATCCGCTATCTCGCCAAGGCGGGATATGACCCGGCAGCCTCGTCGTCGATGCTTGCATCGCTGGCGGCGCAGACCGCGCTCGAAGCTCGTGTTCGCGGAGGCGAAGCGCGTTCGGCCCCCGAATGGGCGAGCACGCATCCCGATCCGGGAAGCCGCGTCTCGCGCGCGCTTACGCAGGCGCGCAAAACGGGCGTGGCAGGCGGTGTCCGCAACCGCGATGCGTTCATGAATGCATTGAACGGCGTGCTGTACGAGGACGATCCCAAGCAGGGGATTGTCGATGGCCGCACCTTCCGCCATCCCGATCTGAAGCTCAGCTTCACCGTGCCGCAGGGTTTTGCCATGGCCAACGGAACCCAGGCGGTCACGATCAACGGGTCGGGCGGGCAGGCGCAATTTGCGGGCGGCGCGATTCCTTCAGGCGGGTTGCCCGCCTATATCGATTCCGTGTTCAGCGCGCTTGGCAGCGGGCAGGGGCGGGTCGATTATGGTGAAATTCAACGCACAAGCGTGAACGGTATCGATGCGGCCTATGCGTCGGCCCGCGCCAATACCCAGCAGGGCGTGGTCGGCGTCACGGTTTTCGCCTATCAGTTCGGGCCGCAAACGGCCTATCACTTCGTGGCGATCACACCGGTGAACAATAGCGGGCTGTTCAATTCGCTGTATCAAAGCGTTCGGAAGCTGACGGCCGCTGATGTCGCCGCAATCAAGCCGCGCCGCGTTCAGGTGGTGACGGTGAAGGCAGGCGATACGGTGCAGACGCTCTCGCGGCGCATGGCCTATGCCGATTATCAGCAGGAGCGTTTTCTGACGCTCAATGCGCTTCAGTCGAATGCGCGGCTGCAGGCGGGGCAGCGTGTGAAGATTGTGACGTATTGA
- a CDS encoding acetyl-CoA carboxylase carboxyltransferase subunit alpha, whose translation MVSFLDFEKPIAELESRIADLRKTAETGAVDIQADVARLEAKADKMLRDTYAKLTPWQKTQVARHPERPHFKHYIAGLLDDFMPLAGDRAFADDKAIMGGLGMLGGRRVMVIGHEKGDDTASRIRHNFGMGKPEGYRKAIRLMELADRFRIPVVTLVDTSGAFPGVQAEERGQAEAIARSTEKCLELGVPMVAAIVGEGGSGGAVALAAANRVLMFEHAVYAVISPEGCASILWRTADKASDAADAMRITAQHLKTLGVADRIVAEPMGGAHRDPAAAIKALGTAIGEEIDSLSALSPDALRKDRRQKFLSIGGL comes from the coding sequence ATGGTTAGCTTTCTCGACTTTGAAAAACCGATCGCCGAACTTGAATCGCGCATTGCCGATCTGCGGAAGACCGCAGAAACGGGTGCCGTCGATATTCAGGCGGATGTCGCACGCCTTGAAGCCAAGGCAGACAAGATGCTGCGCGATACCTATGCCAAGCTGACGCCCTGGCAGAAGACGCAGGTTGCGCGCCATCCGGAGCGCCCGCATTTCAAGCATTATATTGCCGGGCTGCTCGACGATTTCATGCCGCTGGCCGGCGACCGCGCCTTTGCGGACGACAAGGCGATCATGGGCGGGCTTGGCATGCTGGGCGGCCGCCGCGTCATGGTTATCGGCCATGAAAAGGGCGATGATACCGCCAGCCGCATCCGTCACAATTTCGGTATGGGCAAGCCGGAGGGCTATCGCAAGGCGATCCGCCTGATGGAACTGGCCGATCGTTTCCGTATTCCCGTTGTCACGCTCGTTGATACCTCGGGCGCCTTTCCGGGCGTTCAGGCCGAGGAGCGGGGTCAGGCCGAAGCGATTGCGCGGTCGACCGAGAAGTGCCTTGAACTCGGCGTTCCGATGGTCGCCGCGATTGTGGGCGAGGGCGGCTCGGGCGGGGCGGTTGCGCTGGCTGCCGCCAACCGCGTGCTGATGTTCGAACATGCGGTGTATGCCGTGATTTCGCCCGAAGGCTGCGCATCGATTTTGTGGCGTACCGCCGACAAGGCAAGCGACGCGGCCGATGCGATGCGGATTACCGCGCAGCATCTGAAAACCTTGGGCGTGGCAGACCGTATCGTTGCCGAACCGATGGGCGGCGCGCACCGCGATCCCGCTGCGGCGATCAAGGCGCTCGGAACCGCGATTGGCGAGGAGATCGATTCGCTCAGTGCGCTGAGCCCGGATGCGCTCCGCAAGGATCGTCGCCAGAAATTCCTTTCGATCGGGGGGCTTTAA
- a CDS encoding tyrosine recombinase, with the protein MSAPAGSDSALIDRFLEMLAAEAGAASNTLAAYRTDLRGASGVLDGRLVEADQAMLTILSESWAALASSTVARKAAALRRFYGFLLDEGFRADDPSPALPRPATRRPLPRILGHEDVSRLFGEIEAALGIEHPRPLDVRLAALIELLYGSGLRASELVSLPRNALVGDRPFLILKGKGGKERLVPISDRARHAVSAWLDHVSDDSLWLFPSGKSHLSRIRLYQLIRELGARAGIPPERISPHVLRHAFATHLLEGGADLRALQAMLGHADIGTTQIYTHVDSRRLVELVNRNHPLGAMQARVDGGPLRA; encoded by the coding sequence GTGAGCGCGCCTGCCGGATCGGATTCGGCGCTGATCGACCGCTTTCTCGAGATGCTTGCGGCGGAAGCCGGGGCGGCAAGCAATACGCTCGCTGCCTATCGCACCGATCTGCGCGGGGCATCCGGCGTTCTTGACGGCCGCCTTGTCGAGGCAGATCAGGCGATGCTGACGATCTTGTCCGAAAGCTGGGCGGCGCTTGCCTCGTCGACAGTGGCACGCAAGGCGGCGGCGCTCCGGCGGTTTTACGGCTTTCTGCTGGACGAAGGGTTTCGCGCGGATGATCCGTCGCCAGCGCTTCCGCGCCCGGCCACGCGTCGCCCCTTGCCGCGCATCTTGGGCCACGAGGACGTGTCGCGTTTGTTCGGCGAGATCGAGGCGGCGCTGGGTATCGAACATCCCCGGCCGCTCGACGTGCGGCTCGCGGCGCTCATCGAACTGCTTTACGGTTCGGGGCTGCGCGCCAGCGAGCTCGTATCACTGCCGCGCAACGCGCTGGTGGGGGATCGGCCGTTCCTGATCCTGAAGGGCAAGGGTGGGAAGGAAAGGCTGGTGCCGATCTCGGATCGTGCCCGCCATGCTGTCTCTGCGTGGCTCGATCATGTGTCCGATGATTCGCTGTGGCTCTTTCCGTCGGGCAAGTCGCACCTCAGCCGAATCCGATTGTACCAGCTTATTCGTGAGCTTGGCGCGCGGGCCGGAATTCCACCTGAAAGAATCAGTCCGCACGTGCTGCGCCACGCCTTTGCCACGCATCTGCTTGAGGGCGGCGCGGATCTGCGCGCGCTTCAGGCGATGCTTGGTCATGCCGATATCGGCACCACCCAAATATATACGCATGTCGACAGCAGGCGGCTTGTCGAACTCGTCAATCGCAATCATCCGCTCGGCGCAATGCAGGCACGCGTTGACGGCGGCCCTTTGCGCGCTTAA
- a CDS encoding Flp family type IVb pilin → MMIGSKTAFSNFRRDQRAATAIEYGLIAALIAIAAVGGMNSFGGGLRGMWGYISNEVLTATS, encoded by the coding sequence ATGATGATCGGATCGAAGACGGCATTTTCCAATTTTCGGCGCGATCAACGTGCTGCAACCGCAATAGAATATGGCCTGATCGCGGCGCTGATTGCCATCGCCGCGGTTGGCGGTATGAACAGCTTTGGCGGGGGACTGAGGGGGATGTGGGGGTATATCTCGAACGAGGTTCTGACCGCTACCTCCTAA
- a CDS encoding Flp family type IVb pilin has protein sequence MKFLKKFLRDNKAATAIEYGLIAALIAVAGVGAFTALGEQINTTMTNAKDAMAGNSAG, from the coding sequence ATGAAGTTCCTCAAGAAGTTTCTTCGCGACAACAAGGCCGCAACGGCCATCGAATATGGTCTGATCGCTGCCCTGATCGCGGTGGCTGGCGTAGGTGCATTCACCGCTCTGGGCGAACAGATCAACACCACGATGACGAACGCCAAGGACGCGATGGCTGGCAATTCCGCTGGTTAA